Genomic segment of Canis lupus dingo isolate Sandy chromosome 9, ASM325472v2, whole genome shotgun sequence:
cttattttataacttgagAGATTGTACCTTTTAatacccttcacctattttgttcCATCCTCTCTGGCAAGTCTACCACTTTACTCTGTATTTATGAATGTTTCTTATTTGCCTGTTTTGTCCATTAGATTCTACATAGAAATGGAATcctatggtatttctttttctttgacttattgtACTTTGCATGATATTCTctagtccatccatgttgtctaaAATGACAAGACtttatcctttctaatggctgaatgtTAAACCGGCATCCTTCTTTATTAAAAGCAAGGGAATGATAAAGTCCTGGATGGGTCATTCTGTGGGGAGTACAGGAGTGAGTGGAGAGAGGTGTGTAACGGTAGGCGTAGTTATGAGGAATGACCTGGGTCTGGGTAGGTGGTGGGCTAAAGACCTTTGCTTCATTCTGCTGTGTaacttagctatttttttaatttgttctcatGAAACATGTAACAcgtttttaagtaattttcaaaGTGAAAGGGAGTTGCCTAGTTGGTATCACAACTAAATAGAAAGCTGAACTAAAAACTTAGTTTTGGTCAAGGGCCCCAGCCCTCAGTGTTCACAACAGTGACGGGGGACTCAGTACAGATGAGAGTAGAAGGTGGATACCCACAGGCCCACATCCCACCAAATAGTGATTGAATGAGTAGACGGGAAGGAAGAGACAAATCTGAGTACTGTATGTAGATGTTCTGCCCTCAAGAAGCGGAGCAGGACCCCGGCCCGAAGTTTGGGTTCGCATGGTCTTCCCAAAGAGAACAGTCACACGCCCTGAGGACAATGAACACACCCCAGCCAGGGGTCACGGCCCATCCTCGGTGACGAGCAGGGACCCCTGAGTGACGCGATGAGAAGCCTTCAGCTCCAtggtcttcctccccaaaccCATCGCCCAACGTGAGACGTGTCCCGATGGAGGGAGGGTCCCAGCACCCCCAGAACTACTGGGCCACCTGAAACCAAGGACGGGAGAGCCAGCATGGCCCAGAGGTGTCGGGGAAATGTGATGTTCAGGGCGGAGAGAGGGTGTGACGGGAACCAAGGAAACCTGAACAGAGTGTAGACTTTGATTaaccacagggagcctgtgctGGTCCCAGATTCGGATTCATGGGGAGGGCGGGAGATGCGGGGCAGGGCGGATGGGGACTCAGCTTTTTTCAGAGGAGCCCTTCTTGGTCTGCtcacttcccccctccccccacctgccactGGCCTTCCATTCTTTCCTTGGTGTCACTTCTAGCCGCTGCCCGCCTGGTCTTGGCCTCATGGTGTGTCTCGTGGGGTGTGTGCCAGCGTGCAAGCACAGGCATGGCGGGTTTCTCTTGCAGTGGGCATCCCCACCATCCGGTGGTGTGGTGCAGAGGGAGACTACAATGTCATGGTGATGGAGCTGTTGGGGCCGAGCCTGGAGGATCTCTTCAACTTCTGCTCGAGGAAGTTCAGCCTCAAAACTGTCCTGCTGCTTGCTGACCAGATGGTAAGAATCCATTTTTCTGAGGTGACAGGGAAGCTGGGCCCCTGACACGTGCTTGCTGTGACTCAGAAGTCTGGCAGCTCATTCAGGGGCTCTTGTCCTTGTCTTATGCCTGTTAGCGCCCAGGGACTGAGCGAGAACATTAATCTTTGGTGCCGGATCATGCGTGAGGGCTGGGCTTGGAGACCACCCCACATGGCTCCATTTCCCTCAGGATCCTGTGTGTGCTTCCTGGTGGGACCCTGCAGGAAGGACTGCTGGTGTAGATGCGTGTCTGGGAGTGGTGGTCCCATCAGGCTGCCGTGGGTCCAGCCCCCTGAGAGCCAAGGAGGGAAAAAGCCCGGGCCTGGTTGGGGTACTAAAGGTGGTCCAGTCAGCATCCTTCCCTGGTTGTTGAGTTACTCTGCTCTGGCTGAGAGCTGCAAGACGTGCAGCTGAGGGCACGGCCCTCACTCTGCCAAGCAGATGCCTTTCCCGAGGCTGCTGCTGGGATTCAATCTTGTCATTACTTCCCCACCTACAGATTAGTCGCATCGAATACATTCATTCAAAGAACTTCATCCACCGAGACGTGAAGCCAGATAACTTTCTCATGGGGCTGGGGAAGAAGGGCAACTTGGTGTACATCATTGACTTTGGGCTGGCCAAGAAGTACCGGGACGCCAGGACCCACCAGCACATCCCCTACCGCGAGAACAAAAACCTCACTGGGACGGCGCGGTACGCCTCCATCAACACGCATCTTGGAATCGGTGAGCCCGTGGGTGGTGGGGTCTCCTGTGCCCCTGCTCACTAGGATGCCTTGGGCACGTCCATCTCTTGGCTCAGGGAAGGGGCAGCCTCCTGGGGGAACCCTGGGAGTGGTCAGCATGTTTGGCATAGAGGCTGTCATCAGTGCTTTGTGGCAAAGGCTGGTTCTCCAGACTCTGGAAAACCCTCTGTGAGGTGTGGTGGGGGCAAGTGAATGATTGTTTGGGCTTTTTGACAGTCCTTGTAACGTCGGGGTCACTCATCCAAGGGTGTCACAGTTTCCTAAAGGCACATCAGGGACAGCTGCTGGTGAAACAAAGAATCCAAGAATATTTTTCTGTGGTTTCAAAAGTTCATTTTCACAGTAAGAGTGTGTCTGGGCTCTCGGCACTGTGGCTGCAGGCGCACACATGCTGTCCTTGAcctattttccatctttttccagAACAATCTCGAAGAGATGACCTGGAGTCACTGGGCTATGTGCTCATGTACTTCAATCTGGGCTCTCTGCCCTGGcaggggctgaaggcagccaccaAGAGGCAGAAGTATGAACGCATCAGTGAGAAGAAGATGTCCACCCCCATTGAAGTGCTGTGTAAAAGCTACCCCTGTGCGTGTCCTCGAGTGCAGGCGCCGGGCCAGCCcgtggtctccagggtcagggaGGGCACTGGGAGCCAAACAAGGCACACCCCCGAGGCCAACTCCCAGACAGCGAAGAGTGGGTCAGTGGCCTGTCCTTGAGCTGGCGGCAGCCTTCTGTCCCCAGCGCTCATTTACCTTCCGGGGCCATGACCCAGGGACTTTCCCTTTGTTCCTGTGGAGAAATGCCCCAGCTGGAAGTAAGCTGTGCTCTGTGGTGCTGGGTTTCCTTAAACGAAGGTTCCTCCCAACATGACCAGTGTTTCTGATGCTGCGTCTCCCGTCTTAAGTGTGCGACCATGGATGTTGGCAGTAATGTCAGTGCGACCATGGATGTTGGCAGTAATGTCAGTGGTCAGGTATTGCTAGTTAGCGCTGAGTCTCTTGTTTTACAGCTGAGTTTGCCACATACCTGAATTTCTGCCGCTCCTTGCGTTTTGACGACAAGCCCGACTACTCCTACCTGAGGCAGCTTTTCAGGAATCTTTTCCACCGCCAGGGCTTCTCCTATGACTACGTGTTTGACTGGAACATGCTCAAATTTGTAAGTGTGCCACCAGCTCGTTTACATCATGGTATGAAGGGGAAACAACCGGTCAGCCAGAGGCCTCTGCTGGACGAGGTGCAGGCTTTAGAAGGCACATGCGCTGCATTGGGGGAGCCGAGCGTACCTGTGAGGGCTGTGGCCTAGGTGGAGTCCACCATGGGCGGGAGGTTCTGAGAAGCAAGTTACCCATCGGGAGAGCAGAGGCGGCACCTGGTCGGTGCTGGGCCCCCTGGAGCCAGCAGAGGATGTCTCGCAGGTGCAAGTCTGCCCAGAACCAAGGCTGTTACTTGAGTGATAAATCTTTAATTGGAAGGTCCTTCTATTATCACCGTCCACGTGGCTAAGAGCACCGTGGTTGTGACTGCCTGTGATGTTGAGGCACGGGTCCAGAGAGCGTGTTGTGCGGGAGGGTATGGCCAAGGGCTTCGGCAAGGTGCGGTCacctcttgcccctcctccttccgACGCAGCTGTGCAGGTGAGCCAGCAAGTGGGTGCCTGGAGGGGTGCTAGACTGTCACTGACTTTGGTACCTGGCTTATCAAATGGGCACAGGTGTTTGGGTGTGACCGTGTGTAGAAGTTGAGCtctgatgtttttcttctctaaatcTGCCCGCCCACCCTGAATCTCTTATATGAACCTGAGTAATTAATTTTCAGACACTGTTGCCAGAaagtttcagggttttttgtaACTTCATCTTTTGTTACAAATTTGTTCTCCTTAGTTATgaacttttaaaacagaaattggaACCTTTCCAAGGTAACAAGATCTGACGGAGGAGCAGAACCTCCTCTTTGGAGGGCATAAGACAGACAGACTGGTCCTGTGGCGTTGGCACGTGCAGAGGTGATGCCCCACAGGGGAGATGGGTGCCCCACGGTGGGCTGGCTCAGGATGCACCACCCCACATCGCCCAGAGTCTGGGCCCTCTTCTGGCATCATTCCCCTCCCAGTGGGGCTGGCTACCCTTCTCTGGGAAGGGCCGGAGAATGAGTCATGTCCACTTGGTGTGTGCATGGTGGTCCAAGCACTGAGCTGTGTGCTGCCACGGGCGCTGTGTGTCGTAGGTGGGTGTGGCTGCAGCTGAAAAACTTCATTTACAGAAACTGGTGGCTGAAGTTGGCCTGTGGGCTGCCCTTTGCAGACTGCATTACAGCGCTGTTTGTAACAACGTGGCGGGTTTTGCACCCCCCCCTACTCCTCTGGTTCGTCATTCACTGAGTATAACTACTCGTCATTCACTGAGTATAACTAGCTGTTTGTGCTGGGAGCACAGCCAGTGAAGTGGTGGCCACCGTGCGGGCCTTCCAGGACAGACCTGGCTGCCTGCATTCTTGTCACATGGGCGCTGGCCCAACATGTGCCCTGGGGCTGGCAGTCTGGGCTCTGGCTGGGCCCGCTGCCCACCAGACGCCACTGCTTCTGCGTGCCTCTGGGATCCCCTGTACACCAGCACATCGGGCCCGCCGCTGACCTGATCTCCTGCGATTTCTCACCCCTGTGTggatgctcagtggggagaggcCACCCAGTTCCCATCTGTGTTTGGAGTTCCGTGTCAGGGACACCTCGTGCGTGCGCTCACAGGGTCTAGGGGCAGGCTGCTGTCCTAGAGGGAGAGCCGCCTCTTCCCGGCCGGCTGCGTTGCTGCGGATGGCTTCTCTAGCAGCAGGTCCAAGTGCGCCTGGTGTGTTCTGGAGTCGCAGGGGACAGCCTGTTTCCACCAAATCCTGTTCAGTCTGGTCTTACCCTGTTTCCTTCGTAGGGAGCCAGCCGGGCCGCTGATGATGCTGAGCGGGAGCGCCGGGACCGAGAGGAGCGGCTGAGGCACTCCCGAAACCCAGCCGCCCGCGGCCTCCCCTCCACGGCCTCTGGCCGCCTGCGGGGCACCCAGGAAgtggctcctcccacccccctcacccctaCCTCACACACTGGTGAGTGGGCGAGCACCACGTCTCCTCAGCAGGCACTTGGGGGTTTCTGGTTTGTATGTTGGCTGCTCTGGCTGAGCTGCAGGGCCCCACACGGGTCCAGGTGGGCGCACCTCGTGGGCGAGACTGTGTGCCTGTGGTTCCGGTAGACTCTGGTTTCTGAGGATTGGCCGGCCCGGGGAAGTCTCTTGCACAGGACTTGGAAGGCCCTGTCACCGTTGTTTCTCTTTCTCGTGATTCCAAGTGCTCCCTTAGAGGCTCTCAGTACCTGGTGCTTTGCTCCCAGGAAGGCCCGCCTGGAGCCAGCACGCTGGCATCCCTGAGTGCTCCGTGCACTCTGCCTACCACTGCTGAGCTCAGAATCGGGGTGCAAGCCGGCCAGGGTGCAGCAGCACCCACCCCTCTGGTCGTGGATGCTGAGGAGAGGCCCCCTCACACCGGGTACGGGGCTGCCCCAAGCCCTCACCCTCGCCCCTGTCTCCCCCTCTAGCTAACACCTCTCCTCGGCCCGTGTCCGGTGTGGAAAGAGAGCGGAAAGTGAGTATGCGGCTGCACCGCGGCGCTCCCGTCAACATCTCGTCCTCTGATCTCACGGGCCGGCAAGACACCTCCCGCATGTCCACCTCACAGGTACGCGCACCGCACGGGTTCGCGCTCTGGGCTCGCTGAGTTCGGGCTGCTGCAGGCCTTGGGCCTCTCTGTGTTGGGGCTGCTCTTGGGGCACCAAGCCAAGTGGGATGTGGGTGCTGACGAGCttgcttcttctttccttcctcctccatttctgagttttaacTGGAGAGGGACACTGCCTCTTGCTGCCGTGCAGCCCCTGGGTTGGGAGCCCAAGGCGGACGAGGGCTTGTCTCCCCAGCTGCGGGTACAGGTGATGGGGCTTTTTCTCTTCTGCTGCCTTCCTCGCAGCCCCAGCTCCGTCCCTGAGCCAGCCCTGGACGCTAGGCCACCTTGCCATGCAGACTGGAAACGCCACATCTCACACCACGTGTTTGTCATGGGCACACACAGCCTGTGGGGGGACTGCTGGCGGCCCCTATAAGGTGGTGTGGACAAGCCTGTTGGAGCCTGGCGCCAGGCAGTGTGCCGCGAGGGAGGGTTCCTGTCTTCAGAAGTCCCTGTCTGGTTGTCTTCTGACAAGGCAGGTGTCCTCAGGGAAATGGCTGGGCCATGTGAGGCCCCTCCGCTCAcatcctgctcttccctctgtggCTTTGGTGCCGTGGCTCTTGTGCATTCACTCACGTGCCCTCCACAGATGAGCTCTTTGCACGCACATGGACTTTCTTCCTCGGGTACCTTTCAGGGTCCTCTTGTGCGAATGGCGGTGGGGTCAGAGGGTAGAGCACCCACCTGAGCAGGACGTTGTTCCTGTCTCTGCTGGGGTCCTCTGGGTGCCTGTGCCCTGTGGTGTCtgctgggtggcaggcactggtTGAGGAAGGTGCTGGAGTGCTGGGCTGTTCTCAGGCCTCTCGTGGCTGGGTTAGCATTGGGCCGTGCTGTGGGCATGCGCTTGGGGCTCGGTATAGCTTATTGGTGGATTGGTGGGTCGAGCACCTTGGCTAGGGGAGTGCGGGGCCTATGAGAACTGCTTGGAACCCCAGTTCTGCGGTGTCTGCTTGGTCTGtgcccaggaggcagagggagtgtCCTGACCTTTGCTTTTAATCAAGTGAAGTGGATAGTTTCACTATAAACATGTCCAGTTTACCAGTAGTTCTGCCAGAAATGGGTTGTTTCTGTATAAGTTTCTCCCAGAGAGACTTAGGGTGCAGATAGTTTGAGTTGTGGGGCCGGGGGAGTCTGGCCAGGGTTATGAGATTGGGCCCACTGTGGCTCCCAGCCCcacacccctcctccctcccgcgGGACACAGAGAGGGCTCCAGGCTTCTTCCCACAGGCCCCGGAATCCATGAATCAGCAGCCAGGAAGCGGTCCTGGGCCATGTGTGCCCACGCGTGGCCGAGAGCACAAGCTTGCGGCCTGCTCTGGGTCTGTGGACGCCCCGGGCTCTGTCTGGACTCTGGACCCACAGCCTGGGCCTCCGCCAGCAGAGATTAAGGAAGGAGCAAACTCTCTTTGTGAGAAAAGAAAGTGCCTGAAGGGTTTGGGACCcctgagggaaaggaaaggattgGAGAACGTGTGACCCCTGGGCTGAGCCCAGCTCCTCCTCTGCAGCGTGTCCAGCCTCAGCCCACACGCCCCAGGAGCCTTGCCATGAGGTCCTGGCTGGGACCAGCTTGCCACTGGGAGTCCCGCGTGCTTGTTCTTTTGTCTTTGCTTGTGAAGAAGCCGCAGGGCTGGACAGGAGGAAGGAGCCTCCAGAGATGTGATTTGCggtttccccctccccctgaaAGGAGCACTGGTCACCCTAGAGGGTTTCTTAGGATCTTCACGTTGAGGACAGAGTTAGTTCCTGGAGGTGTGTCCTCGATGCAGCCCCGTCCCATGGATGTCCTTCTCTGGGGTTTCCCGATCACCTGCCAGCGCCCTTCCTTAGGAGACTCTGCGAGAGGCTCCTGCCTTCCGAGGGGTGACAAGCACCCTGCAGGACAGCAAGAGGCTGACCCCCATGTCTGCCTTGGTGGTTTAGAAGTTCCAGAGCAAGGGCAGTTGCCCCAGCTTCTACGATTCTTCAGGTTCCATTCACATTTCCCCCAAAGACAGTGGGGTGAAGGTAGACCGGTGATGCTTCTGTAAAGCAAGGGTGGCCCTGTCCCCCCTGGGGCTGAGGCCGTGTTCCGCCAGCTTCCCCCATGGCTGCTGTTTTTGTCTCAGTTCTTTGTGCACGCTGAGGAGAGGCTGTGTCCTGTGCAGAGGTAGCAAGTCCAAGGAAGTAGTTGATCTTCAGCAGGAAGGTGCTAGAGCCGCCAGCCCTCCTGTGGGAGGACCCTGCTGACTCTCCAGCTGGCCACGGGGAGGGGCCGATGACACCTGTGTCCTTTCTCCTGAGACCCCCGCCATGGCGCACTCCGACTTCCAGGAGGGTGGCCGCTCCTCTGCCCGACTCCCTTCTCGAGGGCGGCTTGTGCTAGAGCACAGTGCCCTCACTACCGACCCGGAGTGTGAGTCCGGCTTCTCAAGCAGAGCAGCACGGAGCCCAAAGAGCATCCGGTCAGTGAACCTTTCTGCGGGTTTTTCTCTCTCAGAAGAAAAGGCCTCCTGGGTCCAGTGCTGTTAATAGGATGCGTCCCGGTCTCTGAGCCAGTTACTCCTTTCAGTTGGTTGGTTTTCATGCTCCCGAAACAAGACCTGCAGCCCTTCCGTCTTCCTCACGGCCAGTCCGTGCGTCCTGGCGGGGCTGGATGTTAGGTTGGCTCACTGCCGGAGGAGTGAGGAGGCTGTGCCTGGCCCCTTGTTGGCCTCGTCAGCTGAGCGACCCAGAGGAGCAGCAGTGGCTGCCCTCGCCCGGGGGCCACTCGCCAGGTTCCTGGGGTCCCCTGTGAGGTGGCGCGGCCAGTGGTGGGCCTGGCTGAAGTGAGGTGAGGAAGGCCTCCGTGCTCGTGCCAGCAAAGCCCTTACCAACAGCTCTCTTTTCCCCCCACCTCAGAATAGCATTCCTTTCGAACACCACGGCAAGTAGCTGCACGTCTCCCCGTT
This window contains:
- the CSNK1D gene encoding casein kinase I isoform X3 — its product is MELRVGNRYRLGRKIGSGSFGDIYLGTDIAAGEEVAIKLECVKTKHPQLHIESKIYKMMQGGVGIPTIRWCGAEGDYNVMVMELLGPSLEDLFNFCSRKFSLKTVLLLADQMISRIEYIHSKNFIHRDVKPDNFLMGLGKKGNLVYIIDFGLAKKYRDARTHQHIPYRENKNLTGTARYASINTHLGIEQSRRDDLESLGYVLMYFNLGSLPWQGLKAATKRQKYERISEKKMSTPIEVLCKSYPSEFATYLNFCRSLRFDDKPDYSYLRQLFRNLFHRQGFSYDYVFDWNMLKFGASRAADDAERERRDREERLRHSRNPAARGLPSTASGRLRGTQEVAPPTPLTPTSHTANTSPRPVSGVERERKVSMRLHRGAPVNISSSDLTGRQDTSRMSTSQNSIPFEHHGK
- the CSNK1D gene encoding casein kinase I isoform X1 — protein: MELRVGNRYRLGRKIGSGSFGDIYLGTDIAAGEEVAIKLECVKTKHPQLHIESKIYKMMQGGVGIPTIRWCGAEGDYNVMVMELLGPSLEDLFNFCSRKFSLKTVLLLADQMISRIEYIHSKNFIHRDVKPDNFLMGLGKKGNLVYIIDFGLAKKYRDARTHQHIPYRENKNLTGTARYASINTHLGIEQSRRDDLESLGYVLMYFNLGSLPWQGLKAATKRQKYERISEKKMSTPIEVLCKSYPSEFATYLNFCRSLRFDDKPDYSYLRQLFRNLFHRQGFSYDYVFDWNMLKFGASRAADDAERERRDREERLRHSRNPAARGLPSTASGRLRGTQEVAPPTPLTPTSHTANTSPRPVSGVERERKVSMRLHRGAPVNISSSDLTGRQDTSRMSTSQRSRDVASLRLHAARQGARCRPQRPRRTTY
- the CSNK1D gene encoding casein kinase I isoform X2 produces the protein MELRVGNRYRLGRKIGSGSFGDIYLGTDIAAGEEVAIKLECVKTKHPQLHIESKIYKMMQGGVGIPTIRWCGAEGDYNVMVMELLGPSLEDLFNFCSRKFSLKTVLLLADQMISRIEYIHSKNFIHRDVKPDNFLMGLGKKGNLVYIIDFGLAKKYRDARTHQHIPYRENKNLTGTARYASINTHLGIEQSRRDDLESLGYVLMYFNLGSLPWQGLKAATKRQKYERISEKKMSTPIEVLCKSYPSEFATYLNFCRSLRFDDKPDYSYLRQLFRNLFHRQGFSYDYVFDWNMLKFGASRAADDAERERRDREERLRHSRNPAARGLPSTASGRLRGTQEVAPPTPLTPTSHTANTSPRPVSGVERERKVSMRLHRGAPVNISSSDLTGRQDTSRMSTSQIAGRVASSALQSVVHR